Proteins encoded by one window of Gammaproteobacteria bacterium:
- a CDS encoding alpha/beta hydrolase, whose product MYIDVRGHKTYAATGGKKFDGSLPTVMFVHGSGLDHRSWALQTRWFAYNGYAVLAPDLPGHSLSEGKPLESIEEMGAWLADFIRAAGVTGVHAVGHSQGFLDVLELARQAPELLKSITGVGTAGAIPVNPALIDAAKNSAGDAAEMLLMWGFGPDAQYGISAIPGMQPIAIGRQIMASNPLYEDLVACASYENGSQVAKSIKVPSQLILARKDRLTPVKAGMAFAEELNARVTIIERFGHMLPIEAPRQTLQKLRELISSLEQAA is encoded by the coding sequence ATGTATATCGATGTTCGGGGTCACAAGACCTATGCAGCCACCGGCGGCAAGAAATTTGACGGCAGCCTGCCAACAGTTATGTTCGTGCACGGCAGCGGGCTCGATCATCGCAGCTGGGCCTTGCAAACGCGCTGGTTTGCTTACAACGGCTATGCGGTGCTGGCACCCGATCTTCCCGGGCACAGCCTTTCCGAGGGTAAGCCACTCGAGAGCATCGAGGAAATGGGCGCCTGGCTGGCTGATTTTATCCGCGCCGCCGGGGTCACCGGGGTGCACGCGGTGGGTCATTCCCAGGGATTTCTCGACGTGCTCGAGCTCGCACGCCAGGCCCCCGAATTGTTGAAATCGATCACCGGCGTAGGCACCGCGGGCGCGATCCCGGTTAACCCGGCATTGATCGATGCCGCTAAAAACAGTGCCGGAGATGCCGCGGAAATGCTGCTCATGTGGGGTTTCGGACCCGATGCCCAGTATGGTATCAGCGCGATCCCGGGGATGCAGCCGATCGCGATCGGACGCCAGATCATGGCGAGCAATCCGCTCTATGAAGACCTGGTGGCCTGCGCCAGCTACGAAAACGGCAGCCAGGTTGCCAAATCCATCAAGGTGCCATCCCAGCTGATACTGGCCCGCAAGGACCGGCTCACCCCGGTCAAGGCCGGCATGGCCTTCGCCGAGGAATTAAATGCCCGGGTTACGATCATTGAGCGCTTTGGCCACATGCTGCCGATCGAGGCGCCGCGCCAGACATTACAAAAGTTACGTGAACTGATTAGCTCGCTGGAACAAGCAGCCTAG